DNA sequence from the Chryseobacterium indicum genome:
AATTTTCAGATAAAAAAAGGAACTTTTTAAAAAGTTCCCTGATTTGCTTCCAGATTTGCTTTCAGCTCAGCCCAGCCTCCGCCGTTGTAGCCGTCTTGCAAACCCTGAGAGTTAAGATATTCCAAAGCCTTTCCGCTTCTGTTTCCGCTTCTGCAGAACAAAATTACAGGCTTTTCAATAGACAGGATTTCTTCTTTTCTGTCTTCCACTTCTCCCAAAGGAATATTTTTAGCACCTTCTATGTTTCCGTCCATTTCCAGTTCCATAGGTTCACGAACGTCGATTAATGCATAATTTCCTGATTTTATAACTTCTGATAAAGACATAATTTGTTTTATTAGATTAAACTTATAACGAAAATACGTAAAATTTTAAAGAAAATTTATAATTTCACAGCTTTTTCTAAAACAGCGTATATCCTAAGATCACAGAAGAAGTCTGATATTTCGAAGTCCAGTTTAAATAGTCTTGCATCAGATTTCTATTGGTGGATGTTCTGAATTCCACCTGAAACTTATCATTATACTTAAATCCTACCCCAAAAACAAAGTTATTGCCGGAATATATTTTCAAATTATTATAATCATATCGGATATTTGATCCCATTTCAATATCAAAAACATACGCCGCATTAACGAAGATTTTTGACTTGTCATTCAGAAAGAAATAATGTCTTATTCCCAAAGGAATTTCTATCGATTTATAATCTATATTTCTGATTGATGTTGTTTCGAAAGGCTGCCCTTCATAAACAACAGATTGCTTTTCTGTTTTGTAATACTGATAAGTAGGTTCTGCGAAAACGGCCCATTTATTTTTATTGAAAGGAAGAATAATTTCAGCTTCAAGACCTATTCTGAAAGATATTTTATTATCAAATTTCGCATTTCCGCTTCCGGAATAATAATCATTTACCATTTCAAAAGAAGAAAAATTCATCCCCGGTCTTATGGTCAGATTAAAAAGATCTCTTTTTTCGTAATTTTGATTGTAGTTTACCGCAGAACTGTTAGAACATTCGTTGTATTTCAGAAAAACTTTAATCAGATCTTTTGGTTTGTAATTCAGTTTATTAACGTCCGTAAGATCTACTCCGCAATTCAGATTATCCAGAATCTGCTTTTTATATTCTTCATTATAAGCAATTAACGAATTTTCAATATAATAAGGTTTATAAATAAGCTGCTTTACTTCAGAATCGTTCACAGAGAAGAAAAATCTTTCAAGGTCTTCA
Encoded proteins:
- a CDS encoding rhodanese-like domain-containing protein; translation: MSLSEVIKSGNYALIDVREPMELEMDGNIEGAKNIPLGEVEDRKEEILSIEKPVILFCRSGNRSGKALEYLNSQGLQDGYNGGGWAELKANLEANQGTF
- a CDS encoding tRNA modification GTPase, whose amino-acid sequence is MKKICLFTGLISAAFFNAQIKFEKGYFVNNSEQRSEVLIKNLDWKNNPTEFEYKTEETSAETKKESIKNIQEFGIDNEQKYIRKTVMIDLSSDQLQSMSYEKKANFAEKTVFLKYVVEGKADLLYYENEDLERFFFSVNDSEVKQLIYKPYYIENSLIAYNEEYKKQILDNLNCGVDLTDVNKLNYKPKDLIKVFLKYNECSNSSAVNYNQNYEKRDLFNLTIRPGMNFSSFEMVNDYYSGSGNAKFDNKISFRIGLEAEIILPFNKNKWAVFAEPTYQYYKTEKQSVVYEGQPFETTSIRNIDYKSIEIPLGIRHYFFLNDKSKIFVNAAYVFDIEMGSNIRYDYNNLKIYSGNNFVFGVGFKYNDKFQVEFRTSTNRNLMQDYLNWTSKYQTSSVILGYTLF